The following proteins come from a genomic window of Natronosalvus vescus:
- a CDS encoding response regulator — translation MDDEPLEVLVIEDNRGDVRLIEAGFAESSVDCFVTVLDNGEEALDYLFQRNGYESTERPDLVLLDLNVPKRDGRAVLGQVQDDSDFSAIPFIVLTGSQSNNHVLETYHLGAAGYFVKPVDPNEFISLVETIAVARVSSETVPSGEYADIDSIT, via the coding sequence ATGGACGACGAACCGCTGGAGGTGCTGGTGATCGAAGATAACCGTGGCGACGTTCGGCTGATCGAGGCTGGATTCGCCGAAAGTAGTGTCGACTGTTTCGTAACCGTCCTTGATAATGGAGAAGAGGCCCTCGACTATCTGTTTCAACGCAACGGGTACGAATCGACGGAACGACCGGATCTCGTCCTGCTGGATCTGAACGTGCCAAAACGGGACGGCAGAGCGGTTCTCGGACAGGTACAGGATGACTCTGATTTTTCCGCAATTCCATTTATCGTTCTTACCGGTTCGCAATCCAATAATCACGTTCTCGAAACGTATCACCTGGGGGCAGCGGGATATTTTGTGAAACCAGTTGACCCAAACGAGTTCATTTCACTCGTGGAAACGATCGCTGTCGCTCGCGTCTCGTCAGAGACAGTTCCGTCAGGAGAGTATGCGGATATCGATAGTATCACGTAA
- a CDS encoding sensor histidine kinase, with protein MSQESNRGLQQGFRPETPHSAGSLTVESGLEALRTSPEFDGTIEPLDGLDEFETCEHIALFYTSLEERFATVTPFIRQGLEQGERVMYVIDTLSESTVLSELRGGDVDIDGAVESGQLTFHSLEETYLRSGQFDSDDMLSLYADCIEEAKAEYPGLRVTANTNFILDEHATIEEFMIYESKVNNLFQGEDCIALCHYDCNSIPPKTLVDVIRTHPHIVYKDTICHNFYYTPPEEFFDTNTSIREVERMLNTLVDRSEARAELNDTIQELEESNDRLKRFAYVASHDLQEPLRMISSYLQLLESRYADELNDEACEFIDFAVDGSDRMREMVEGLLTYSRVDMDDSAFEPVSCEDIVDDVLTDLQVRIDETDATVYVDALPPVEGNAQQLEQLFSNLLSNAIKYSGDEPPQVEITAVQQGDRCVFSVSDNGIGIDPAYVDQIFEIFNRLHSNEEYQGTGLGLALCRKIVNHHDGDIWVDSEPGDGTTFYFTLPHST; from the coding sequence ATGAGTCAAGAGTCAAATCGGGGCCTCCAGCAGGGATTTCGACCAGAGACACCCCACAGCGCAGGGTCGCTGACCGTCGAATCCGGATTAGAAGCGCTTCGGACGAGCCCCGAGTTTGACGGGACGATCGAACCGCTCGATGGACTCGACGAATTCGAAACCTGCGAGCATATTGCGTTGTTCTATACGTCTCTCGAGGAGCGATTCGCCACTGTTACGCCGTTTATTCGTCAGGGTCTCGAGCAGGGCGAACGCGTCATGTACGTCATCGATACGCTCTCAGAGTCTACGGTTCTCTCGGAACTTCGTGGTGGAGACGTCGACATCGACGGTGCTGTCGAATCGGGCCAACTGACGTTTCACTCACTCGAGGAAACCTACCTTCGGTCTGGCCAGTTCGATTCCGATGATATGCTTTCGCTCTATGCCGATTGTATCGAGGAAGCGAAAGCGGAGTACCCTGGGCTTCGCGTCACCGCGAACACGAATTTTATCCTCGACGAGCATGCGACGATCGAGGAGTTCATGATTTATGAAAGCAAGGTGAACAATCTCTTTCAGGGAGAGGATTGTATCGCACTATGTCACTACGATTGTAATTCGATTCCGCCCAAAACGCTCGTGGACGTCATCCGAACGCATCCACACATCGTGTACAAAGACACGATCTGTCACAACTTCTATTACACCCCACCTGAGGAATTCTTCGATACAAATACGTCGATACGAGAGGTCGAACGAATGCTGAACACGCTGGTTGATCGCTCCGAGGCACGAGCCGAACTGAACGACACGATCCAGGAACTGGAGGAATCGAACGACCGACTCAAGCGGTTTGCGTACGTCGCCTCACACGATCTCCAGGAGCCGTTGCGAATGATTTCGAGCTACCTTCAGTTGCTCGAGTCCCGGTACGCGGACGAGCTCAACGACGAGGCATGCGAGTTTATCGATTTTGCCGTGGACGGTTCCGATCGAATGCGAGAGATGGTGGAAGGGTTACTGACCTACTCCCGAGTCGACATGGACGACTCGGCGTTCGAACCGGTCTCGTGTGAGGACATCGTCGATGACGTGCTGACCGACCTGCAGGTTCGAATCGATGAGACCGATGCAACGGTTTACGTCGACGCGTTGCCTCCCGTCGAGGGCAACGCACAGCAACTCGAGCAGCTCTTCTCGAATCTCCTCTCGAACGCGATCAAGTACAGTGGTGACGAGCCACCGCAGGTAGAGATCACCGCCGTTCAACAGGGCGATCGCTGTGTCTTCTCCGTTTCCGATAACGGGATCGGCATCGATCCGGCGTACGTCGATCAGATCTTCGAGATATTCAATCGCCTGCACTCGAACGAGGAATACCAGGGAACGGGACTCGGTCTTGCACTGTGTCGAAAGATCGTCAATCATCACGACGGAGATATCTGGGTCGATAGTGAGCCAGGGGATGGGACGACGTTTTACTTCACCCTCCCGCACTCCACGTAA
- a CDS encoding SHOCT domain-containing protein: protein MSEASPSYLPRHHRKLVTLSGCFGAVLGFLAFATLGALGVGWIGYAIGVVAAIGLACLLPMLVTSPVLMRDATSTQGSLENAHPTPLERASAAKSDSSNTDRDGQSAPTSTVDAQNRPTVVDVYDLLRERYARGELSDEQFEQKLERLLETDTLEASRALIEQAHADEERPGRIRTAQSATTDRQQRLERGSK from the coding sequence GTGTCAGAAGCCTCGCCATCGTACCTCCCTCGTCACCACCGCAAGCTGGTCACTCTCAGCGGCTGTTTTGGAGCCGTGCTCGGGTTTCTCGCGTTCGCCACACTCGGCGCACTCGGCGTTGGCTGGATCGGCTACGCGATTGGGGTTGTCGCTGCGATCGGGCTGGCCTGTCTGCTCCCGATGCTGGTGACGTCCCCGGTCTTGATGCGGGACGCGACGTCTACACAGGGATCCCTCGAGAATGCGCACCCGACCCCGCTCGAGCGGGCGTCGGCCGCAAAATCCGATTCCTCCAACACGGATCGCGATGGGCAGTCCGCACCCACGTCGACGGTGGATGCACAGAATCGACCTACCGTGGTGGACGTCTACGACCTCCTTCGGGAGCGATACGCCCGCGGTGAGCTTTCGGACGAGCAGTTCGAGCAGAAACTCGAGCGGTTGCTCGAAACTGACACGCTCGAGGCGAGTCGCGCGCTCATCGAGCAAGCACACGCCGATGAGGAGCGACCCGGTCGAATACGAACAGCACAGTCGGCGACTACCGATCGACAACAGCGCCTCGAGCGAGGCTCGAAGTGA
- a CDS encoding amidohydrolase family protein — protein sequence MTRPAALEAEDEPRAIDTHAHQPTSEFLHDAGGEMMRDAAERFGADLETDTYENMIAEYREAGVGRAVLLGWDAETNTGNPPVPNDYVAEVRDTYTDFFIGFGSVDPLKDDCVEEAIRCVEDLDLSGFKFQQIAQGFDPSDPDHEPLWEAIEDLGVPVVFHGGNSTLGACAPGGRGLKIKYGNPMLIDDVAANFPDLQILIAHPAFPWEREQLAICQQKGNVYMDLSGWMPKYIDDQMLHYAKTLLADKVMFGTDYPMLEPDPWLEQFGALEFPEDVQRKLLWENAESFLGLE from the coding sequence ATGACACGCCCGGCAGCGCTCGAGGCCGAAGACGAGCCACGAGCGATCGACACCCACGCTCACCAGCCGACCAGCGAGTTCCTCCACGACGCTGGCGGCGAGATGATGCGCGACGCAGCCGAGCGATTCGGGGCCGACCTCGAGACCGACACCTACGAGAACATGATCGCGGAGTACCGAGAGGCGGGCGTCGGCCGCGCAGTCCTCCTCGGCTGGGACGCCGAGACGAACACCGGAAACCCGCCGGTTCCGAACGACTACGTCGCCGAGGTGCGCGACACCTACACCGACTTCTTCATCGGGTTCGGGTCGGTCGACCCGCTGAAAGACGACTGCGTCGAGGAGGCCATCCGGTGTGTCGAGGATCTCGATCTCTCGGGATTCAAATTCCAGCAGATCGCCCAGGGATTCGACCCGTCCGACCCCGATCACGAACCGCTGTGGGAAGCGATCGAAGACCTGGGTGTTCCGGTCGTCTTCCACGGCGGCAATTCGACGCTCGGAGCCTGTGCCCCCGGCGGTCGTGGCCTCAAAATCAAGTACGGCAACCCGATGTTGATCGACGACGTCGCCGCGAACTTCCCCGACCTCCAGATCCTGATCGCCCATCCAGCCTTCCCCTGGGAACGCGAACAGCTCGCCATTTGCCAACAGAAGGGGAACGTCTACATGGATCTCTCGGGCTGGATGCCCAAATACATCGACGACCAGATGCTCCACTACGCGAAGACGCTGCTCGCCGACAAGGTCATGTTCGGCACCGACTACCCGATGCTCGAGCCCGACCCCTGGCTCGAGCAGTTCGGTGCCCTCGAGTTCCCCGAGGACGTTCAACGAAAACTCCTCTGGGAGAACGCGGAGTCGTTCCTCGGACTCGAGTGA
- a CDS encoding ZIP family metal transporter, translating into MVTILEVVLIATLAGCATGVGALPVLITDRVSHRLYDGALGFAAGVMVGAAVFALVVPGLELGTPFEVVAGLVAGGAFLLITNAALPHLHLRFREHQRELEGTTLVEPGVDPEPQVARDADGVGDVDDAGGEEERDSDDLRRALLVGSTVTIHNVPEGLAVGIAFASGDAALGFAIATAIAIQNVPDGFAMAVPAARAGVSAPKTIFYTTLSGGVPEPIAAAVGFALVALVTGVFPVAAGFAAGAMIAVVFRELVPSSHGHGYADTATAAFLAGFAVMLVVDTVLAV; encoded by the coding sequence ATGGTAACGATTCTCGAGGTCGTCCTGATCGCGACGCTCGCCGGCTGTGCGACCGGGGTTGGAGCGCTCCCGGTGTTGATCACCGACCGGGTGAGCCACCGTCTGTACGACGGGGCGCTCGGGTTCGCCGCCGGGGTCATGGTCGGCGCGGCCGTCTTCGCGCTCGTCGTGCCGGGTCTGGAACTCGGGACGCCATTCGAAGTCGTCGCCGGGCTGGTCGCCGGCGGAGCGTTCTTGCTGATCACGAACGCCGCGCTCCCTCACCTCCACCTTCGGTTTCGTGAACACCAGCGGGAACTCGAGGGGACGACGCTCGTCGAGCCGGGGGTCGATCCCGAGCCACAGGTGGCTCGAGACGCTGACGGAGTCGGAGACGTTGACGATGCCGGCGGGGAGGAGGAACGTGATTCCGACGACCTTCGGCGTGCACTCCTGGTCGGAAGTACCGTCACGATCCACAACGTGCCCGAGGGGTTGGCCGTCGGCATCGCGTTCGCCAGCGGGGACGCGGCACTGGGCTTTGCCATCGCCACGGCCATTGCCATCCAGAACGTACCCGACGGATTCGCAATGGCCGTCCCTGCGGCTCGAGCGGGCGTCTCCGCCCCTAAAACGATCTTTTACACGACGCTTTCGGGTGGCGTGCCGGAACCGATCGCTGCCGCGGTCGGGTTCGCACTGGTCGCACTCGTCACCGGCGTTTTCCCCGTCGCGGCGGGGTTCGCTGCGGGCGCGATGATCGCCGTCGTGTTTCGGGAACTCGTACCCTCGAGCCACGGCCACGGCTATGCGGATACGGCGACGGCAGCGTTTCTGGCCGGATTCGCGGTGATGCTCGTCGTCGATACGGTGCTCGCGGTGTGA